From a single Bacillus gobiensis genomic region:
- a CDS encoding sensor histidine kinase has product MKNKPLAFQIWLSIAAILFVIAILLMILLLTTLRNFFTDEIYTTIENEQHILTEFRVPGSLERRDFSKDASAPSTERSVQHILLPEDISLYRKQQFVPDSFIKKVYELVNSQHTKTRRYSEDIGNTRVFFVVKKVIVNDQPGYLLSYAFDSYRDTLSFTLFKRLLYGLAIVLILSWIPSLWLARYLSRPLVTLEKHVKQISKQDWHDPVTVDRTDEIGHLGQSIEDMRQKLIHKDETERALMQNISHDLKTPVMVIRGYTQAIKDGIFPQGDLDSTVDVIEAEAEKLEKKIKNLLYLTKLDYLSKQKQVRETFHLSETIQSVVDRLKWSRIDIDWLTSLDDVSIEGDEEQWNKLVENILENQIRYAEQTIEIQVRTGNANEAILTIKNDGPHIEEKMLTSLFEPFNKGKKGEFGIGLSIVKRILELHNAKIKIENKETGVCYTIIVPKNRL; this is encoded by the coding sequence TAGCAGCGATTTTATTTGTTATTGCCATTTTGTTGATGATTTTGCTGCTCACGACGTTACGAAACTTTTTTACGGATGAAATCTATACGACGATCGAAAATGAGCAGCACATTTTAACTGAGTTTCGAGTGCCCGGTTCTCTGGAGAGACGCGATTTTTCCAAAGATGCCTCTGCACCGAGCACGGAACGATCGGTGCAGCACATCCTGCTTCCAGAGGATATCTCCCTGTACCGAAAACAGCAATTTGTTCCCGACTCGTTCATAAAAAAGGTCTATGAATTGGTCAACAGCCAACACACAAAGACGAGAAGATATTCTGAAGATATAGGCAATACAAGAGTTTTCTTCGTCGTAAAAAAAGTGATCGTCAATGACCAGCCGGGATACCTGCTTTCCTATGCATTTGATTCGTATCGGGACACACTGTCATTCACACTGTTTAAAAGGCTGCTTTACGGTTTAGCTATTGTACTGATATTAAGCTGGATTCCTTCTCTTTGGCTGGCGCGTTATTTATCAAGACCCTTGGTCACTTTGGAAAAGCACGTCAAACAAATCAGCAAACAGGACTGGCACGATCCTGTGACCGTCGATCGGACGGATGAAATTGGACATCTCGGCCAAAGCATCGAGGATATGAGGCAAAAGCTTATTCATAAGGATGAGACAGAAAGAGCATTAATGCAAAATATTTCACACGACTTAAAAACACCAGTAATGGTCATTCGCGGGTACACTCAAGCAATAAAGGACGGAATCTTTCCGCAGGGTGATTTAGATAGTACAGTGGATGTCATTGAAGCGGAAGCTGAAAAATTGGAGAAGAAAATCAAAAATTTATTATACCTGACAAAACTGGATTATCTTTCGAAACAAAAGCAAGTTCGGGAAACATTTCATTTGAGCGAAACGATCCAATCGGTTGTGGATCGGTTAAAATGGTCTAGAATCGATATAGATTGGCTGACCTCTTTAGATGATGTATCTATTGAAGGGGATGAAGAACAGTGGAATAAATTGGTCGAAAACATTTTGGAAAACCAAATACGCTATGCGGAACAAACCATAGAAATTCAGGTTCGCACAGGAAATGCAAATGAAGCCATTCTAACGATCAAAAATGATGGACCGCATATTGAAGAAAAGATGCTTACCAGCCTATTTGAGCCTTTTAATAAAGGGAAGAAAGGCGAATTCGGAATAGGGCTTAGCATCGTAAAACGTATATTGGAGCTTCATAATGCAAAAATCAAGATTGAAAATAAAGAAACAGGAGTGTGCTATACAATCATCGTTCCAAAAAACAGGCTGTAA
- a CDS encoding TetR/AcrR family transcriptional regulator, with protein sequence MKQKEISIINQAIKLFAEKGYKTTSVQEIADECGISKGAFYIYFKSKDALLVSILEYYYHKVFTRIDELKTSHLPPKEVYRKQLAVYYENILEHQDFITMQMKEKSMPDNKDIRTIANQFKATSLELHTQNVKHIYGEGIAPYLADICLLIEGLTHVYLELIILYKLPLEISRLTSTIVDRVDDLVQGMIRRNEKPLVTNLTASSLFEWPDMEHKPGHSMIKKIKEKASRLPDRSHHQEIMESLELLENELRHPTPRTAIIKGMIANLKAVDEIKGEAEMLDHLINERKNGSNFI encoded by the coding sequence ATGAAGCAAAAAGAAATAAGCATCATTAATCAAGCAATTAAATTGTTCGCAGAAAAAGGATATAAAACGACCTCTGTTCAAGAAATCGCTGATGAATGCGGAATATCCAAAGGCGCTTTTTACATTTACTTCAAATCGAAAGACGCATTATTGGTAAGCATCCTCGAATACTATTATCACAAAGTATTTACCCGAATTGACGAATTGAAAACCAGCCATCTCCCCCCCAAAGAAGTTTATCGGAAGCAGCTTGCGGTTTATTATGAAAATATTCTTGAACACCAGGATTTTATTACGATGCAAATGAAAGAAAAATCAATGCCTGACAATAAGGACATTCGTACGATCGCCAATCAGTTCAAAGCGACATCACTTGAACTGCATACACAAAATGTAAAGCACATTTACGGTGAAGGCATTGCCCCCTATCTGGCCGATATTTGCTTATTAATTGAGGGGCTTACCCACGTCTATTTGGAGCTGATCATTTTATATAAACTTCCATTAGAAATCAGCAGGCTGACATCCACGATTGTCGACAGGGTCGATGACCTTGTCCAAGGGATGATTAGAAGAAATGAAAAGCCGCTTGTGACAAACTTGACTGCTAGCAGCTTATTTGAATGGCCGGATATGGAGCATAAACCGGGACATTCAATGATCAAAAAAATTAAAGAAAAAGCCTCACGTCTACCCGACCGCTCTCATCATCAAGAAATCATGGAAAGCTTGGAGCTGCTTGAAAATGAACTTAGGCATCCAACTCCGCGAACTGCAATTATTAAAGGCATGATTGCCAATTTAAAAGCAGTAGACGAAATTAAAGGAGAAGCTGAAATGCTCGATCATCTGATAAATGAAAGAAAGAATGGTTCCAACTTCATCTAA
- the fumC gene encoding class II fumarate hydratase, translated as MEYRIEKDTMGEIKVPADKYWGAQTQRSRENFKIGNEKMPHEIVKAFAILKRSTAIANERLGNLEKEKSKAIVSVCDEVLKGTYDDQFPLVVWQTGSGTQSNMNMNEVVANLATEYLQEKGVSERIHPNDDVNRSQSSNDTFPTAMHVAAVLSVYEKLIPAIDQLKGTLDEKAQAYEDVVKIGRTHLQDATPLTLGQEISGWVYMLERSKEMILESTEKIRELAIGGTAVGTGINAHPEFGNIVAEEISQLTKHNFRSSPNKFHALTSHDELTYVHGAIKALAADLMKIANDVRWLASGPRCGIGELVIPENEPGSSIMPGKVNPTQCEALTMIAVQVMGNDATIGIAASQGNFELNVFKPVIAYNFLQSVQLLAEGIHSFHDNCAVGIEPNQEVIQRNLEESLMLVTALNPHIGYENAAKIAKLAHKEGLTLKEASLKLNLLTEEEFDRFVKPEDMVNSKA; from the coding sequence ATGGAATACAGAATTGAAAAAGACACAATGGGAGAAATAAAAGTACCGGCAGACAAATATTGGGGGGCGCAAACTCAAAGAAGCAGGGAGAATTTTAAAATAGGCAATGAAAAAATGCCGCACGAAATTGTGAAGGCGTTTGCAATTCTCAAGAGAAGTACAGCAATTGCGAATGAAAGGCTTGGGAATTTGGAGAAGGAGAAATCAAAGGCAATCGTATCCGTCTGTGATGAGGTCTTGAAAGGTACGTACGATGATCAATTTCCATTGGTTGTTTGGCAAACTGGCAGCGGAACCCAAAGCAACATGAATATGAACGAGGTTGTTGCTAACCTGGCGACCGAATATCTGCAAGAAAAAGGCGTATCGGAAAGGATCCACCCAAATGATGACGTGAACCGCAGTCAAAGCTCAAACGACACCTTTCCTACGGCAATGCACGTTGCTGCTGTACTATCAGTCTACGAAAAGCTTATTCCGGCGATCGATCAGCTGAAAGGCACTCTTGATGAGAAGGCCCAAGCCTATGAAGATGTCGTGAAAATTGGCCGGACCCATCTGCAGGATGCTACGCCATTAACGTTAGGTCAGGAAATCAGCGGATGGGTATACATGCTGGAGCGTTCGAAAGAAATGATTCTGGAATCTACTGAAAAAATCCGCGAATTGGCTATTGGCGGAACCGCGGTAGGAACCGGGATAAATGCTCATCCGGAGTTTGGGAACATAGTAGCGGAGGAAATCAGTCAGTTGACGAAGCACAACTTCCGTTCTTCGCCGAATAAGTTTCATGCCCTAACGAGTCATGACGAATTAACCTATGTGCATGGGGCAATAAAAGCGTTGGCAGCTGATTTAATGAAAATTGCGAACGATGTAAGATGGCTTGCGAGCGGGCCGCGATGTGGAATTGGCGAACTGGTGATTCCTGAGAACGAACCGGGAAGCTCAATTATGCCGGGAAAAGTAAACCCGACTCAATGTGAAGCATTAACGATGATTGCTGTACAGGTCATGGGGAATGACGCAACAATTGGAATTGCTGCAAGCCAAGGGAATTTTGAATTAAATGTGTTCAAGCCCGTGATTGCTTATAACTTCCTGCAATCCGTCCAGCTGCTTGCTGAAGGAATTCACTCATTCCATGACAATTGTGCGGTTGGAATTGAACCGAATCAAGAAGTTATTCAACGGAATTTGGAAGAATCACTTATGCTGGTGACTGCATTGAATCCGCATATCGGGTATGAAAATGCGGCGAAAATCGCAAAGCTTGCCCATAAAGAAGGTTTGACATTGAAAGAGGCTTCTTTGAAATTAAATCTATTAACTGAGGAAGAGTTTGATCGGTTTGTGAAGCCGGAAGATATGGTGAATTCAAAGGCTTAA
- a CDS encoding response regulator: MIRVLLIDDHEMVRMGLAAFLEAQSDIEVVGEASDGETGVKMAVDLKPDVILMDLVMEGMDGIEATKKICSQMENAKIIVLTSFIDDDKVYPVIEAGALSYLLKTSKAKDIAEAIRSASIGEPKLEAKVAGKVLSRLRHSSSEQPLHHSLTARELEILRLLAEGKTNKDISEDLYITIKTVKTHVTNILSKLEVADRTQAAIYAHRNKIVQ, translated from the coding sequence TTGATACGGGTACTGTTGATTGATGATCATGAGATGGTTAGAATGGGGTTGGCAGCATTTTTAGAAGCGCAGTCTGACATTGAAGTAGTTGGCGAAGCATCAGATGGGGAGACTGGAGTGAAAATGGCTGTTGATCTAAAACCAGACGTCATCCTTATGGATCTGGTCATGGAGGGCATGGATGGAATAGAGGCGACAAAAAAGATTTGCAGCCAAATGGAAAACGCAAAAATCATCGTGTTAACGAGCTTTATTGACGATGATAAGGTTTATCCTGTCATTGAAGCCGGAGCTCTCAGTTACTTGTTAAAAACTTCAAAAGCAAAGGATATTGCCGAAGCGATCAGATCTGCAAGCATTGGAGAACCGAAGCTTGAGGCAAAGGTCGCGGGAAAAGTCCTGTCCAGATTGCGTCATTCCTCTTCAGAGCAGCCGCTCCATCATTCATTGACAGCCAGAGAGCTGGAAATACTTCGTCTCTTGGCTGAAGGCAAAACAAACAAAGATATTTCAGAGGACCTTTACATAACGATAAAAACAGTGAAAACTCACGTAACGAATATTTTATCTAAGCTTGAGGTGGCAGACCGAACCCAGGCAGCCATTTACGCTCACCGGAATAAGATTGTACAATAA
- the liaS gene encoding two-component system sensor histidine kinase LiaS gives MTRKILSNIQWRSVRMYLGASFFVMSAITVLLFFYYQLDPSLLLSSKWFGVPFFAILLMICVFIGFGSGYIFGNDLKNRLEKLIESILKFENGNFAYRLPALGDDEIGMVADQLNEMAKRVELQVASLQKLSNERAEWQIQMKKSVVSEERQKLARDLHDVVSQQLFAISMMTSAILESTTGLNEKVAKRMKLVEGMAANAQNEMRALLMHLRPVTLEGKGLKEGLFELLQEFKEKETLEIDWELEDIQYLSKGVEDQLFRIVQEALSNVFRHSKASKVTVRLLARNSQVQLKVIDNGIGFKMDDIKTSSYGLNSIRERASEVGGVAEIISFETKGTQIDVKVPIYKERSEHVDTGTVD, from the coding sequence ATGACAAGAAAAATACTTTCCAATATCCAATGGAGATCGGTAAGGATGTATTTGGGTGCGAGTTTTTTTGTCATGAGCGCCATAACCGTACTTTTGTTTTTTTATTATCAGCTTGATCCAAGCCTGCTTTTGTCATCAAAATGGTTTGGTGTTCCGTTTTTCGCCATCCTGCTCATGATCTGTGTTTTCATTGGCTTTGGTTCTGGGTATATTTTCGGTAATGATTTGAAGAATCGCTTGGAAAAGTTAATTGAATCCATATTAAAATTTGAAAATGGGAATTTTGCCTATCGGCTCCCTGCGCTTGGCGATGACGAAATCGGAATGGTGGCAGACCAGTTAAACGAAATGGCTAAGAGAGTCGAGCTTCAAGTGGCATCACTTCAAAAGCTGTCTAACGAACGTGCTGAGTGGCAAATCCAAATGAAAAAATCTGTCGTGTCAGAAGAACGGCAAAAGCTTGCAAGAGACCTGCACGATGTCGTAAGCCAGCAGCTGTTCGCCATATCGATGATGACATCTGCAATACTCGAATCGACGACCGGCTTAAATGAGAAAGTGGCAAAGCGCATGAAATTAGTAGAAGGGATGGCTGCGAATGCTCAAAATGAAATGAGGGCGCTCCTCATGCATTTAAGGCCGGTGACTCTGGAGGGCAAAGGATTAAAAGAAGGACTTTTTGAGCTGTTGCAAGAATTCAAAGAAAAAGAGACTCTTGAGATTGACTGGGAGCTCGAAGACATCCAGTATCTATCAAAAGGAGTAGAAGACCAGCTGTTCCGGATTGTTCAAGAAGCACTATCAAATGTGTTTCGCCACTCGAAAGCCTCGAAGGTTACAGTTCGCCTTTTAGCAAGAAACAGCCAGGTTCAGCTAAAGGTCATTGATAATGGAATCGGATTTAAAATGGACGACATCAAAACTTCTTCTTACGGGTTGAATTCGATTCGTGAACGGGCAAGTGAAGTAGGAGGAGTCGCAGAAATCATTTCGTTTGAAACGAAAGGAACGCAAATTGATGTCAAGGTTCCTATCTATAAGGAGAGGAGTGAACATGTTGATACGGGTACTGTTGATTGA
- the liaF gene encoding cell wall-active antibiotics response protein LiaF, with the protein MQNSGLGDAVFWPLCFLIAGYFFHKYSHRLLGSVMYVFAGLLFVKSLFSITFNLFGYLFAAFLIYAGYRLVTNQPVFAQKEKTKEPSKKVDLTKKKSEPVNHTIPTANRNFFIGEVRLMKNPFDLTDLNISGFIGDVKIDLSKAIVPEGESTIVISGIIGDIDIYVPADLEVAITSSAFVGDMDIIGDRSSGLSSKIHASSSNYNNSSRKVKISISLFIGDVDVRYL; encoded by the coding sequence ATGCAAAATAGTGGTCTGGGTGACGCAGTGTTCTGGCCGCTCTGTTTTTTAATTGCAGGATACTTTTTCCATAAATATTCCCACCGATTACTCGGATCAGTCATGTATGTCTTTGCTGGATTGCTCTTCGTAAAATCGTTATTCAGCATCACCTTTAATCTTTTCGGGTACCTTTTCGCTGCTTTTCTCATTTATGCAGGATATCGTTTAGTTACGAATCAGCCCGTTTTTGCTCAAAAGGAAAAAACAAAGGAACCATCAAAAAAAGTGGATCTGACGAAAAAGAAATCAGAACCGGTGAACCATACAATTCCGACAGCCAATCGCAACTTTTTTATCGGAGAAGTCAGGTTAATGAAAAATCCTTTTGATCTTACAGATCTAAATATTTCCGGTTTTATCGGCGATGTGAAGATTGACCTCTCGAAAGCCATCGTTCCTGAGGGTGAAAGCACGATTGTCATAAGCGGGATTATTGGCGATATTGATATTTATGTGCCGGCTGACTTGGAGGTGGCAATCACCTCATCGGCATTTGTGGGTGATATGGATATAATTGGAGACAGAAGCAGCGGATTAAGCAGCAAAATCCATGCGTCATCTTCTAACTACAACAACAGTTCAAGGAAAGTGAAAATATCTATTTCATTGTTTATCGGGGATGTGGACGTGAGATATTTATGA
- the liaG gene encoding LiaG family protein: MKKLVGNLMILFGILLLVFLVFRDGFFFLISPGESNTTASADVSDIDEIEVSSRSTNVDIVGEERDDIYAELHGGKNISLDASESGGKLSLNVKHKGLSFFSFFQDHKLVVHVPAEYKENLSADLTSGNLRLSADHQLSLDQLSLETSSGNIKVDEVDAKELNVKGTSGNIGLSDINASNSTLRTTSGNIEIENLTGKIHSKLTSGNVTVSLNELTNDLQFQLTSGELSLSLPEDADIALEANTTSGDISHSFDFDKIESDENKLKASKGKANHNVSISVTSGDVEIDGQ; this comes from the coding sequence ATGAAAAAACTTGTCGGGAATCTGATGATATTATTCGGCATCTTACTATTGGTCTTTCTTGTCTTCCGGGACGGCTTTTTTTTCTTGATTAGTCCGGGAGAGAGTAATACTACTGCCTCTGCTGATGTTAGTGATATTGACGAGATTGAGGTTTCTTCAAGGAGTACGAACGTTGATATTGTCGGAGAAGAGCGTGATGACATTTACGCTGAATTGCATGGCGGCAAAAATATCAGCTTGGATGCGAGTGAAAGCGGAGGGAAGCTTTCTCTTAACGTAAAGCATAAGGGTTTGTCTTTCTTTTCGTTCTTTCAAGATCATAAGCTGGTCGTGCATGTCCCGGCCGAGTACAAAGAAAACCTGTCTGCCGATCTCACAAGCGGCAATTTGCGATTATCAGCAGATCATCAATTAAGCTTAGATCAGCTCTCTTTGGAAACGAGCAGCGGGAATATTAAAGTGGACGAAGTAGATGCAAAAGAATTGAATGTAAAAGGAACTTCAGGAAACATTGGATTATCAGATATCAACGCTTCAAATTCAACATTAAGGACTACATCTGGAAATATAGAAATTGAAAACCTGACCGGAAAAATTCATTCGAAACTGACTAGCGGAAATGTTACAGTCAGCTTAAATGAATTGACAAACGATCTCCAATTTCAATTAACCTCCGGGGAACTGAGCCTCTCTTTGCCTGAAGACGCGGATATCGCTCTCGAAGCAAATACCACCAGCGGAGACATCAGCCATTCTTTTGATTTTGACAAAATTGAGTCTGATGAAAATAAACTGAAGGCCTCAAAAGGAAAGGCAAACCATAACGTATCAATTTCGGTCACAAGCGGTGATGTAGAGATTGATGGGCAATAA
- the liaH gene encoding stress responsive protein LiaH, with protein MVLKRMRDMFVAQINEGLDKVENPRVMLNQYVRDMESDIAKAKHIIIEQQTIERGFKKKFEEAEQLETKRRNQAQLAFDAGEEELARKALAEMKYYEEKAKEHKESYELAKNQVKELKNQLETLEGKLQDLKDKKHALIARANAVKAKEHLNASFNRIDSESAYREFMRMENRIEEMEIKVNSFADISGSSSFTNLEYAGEVEKEIEKMKAKKKDNGELLASKQ; from the coding sequence ATGGTACTTAAACGAATGAGAGATATGTTCGTCGCTCAAATCAATGAAGGACTGGATAAGGTAGAAAACCCGAGGGTTATGCTGAATCAATATGTAAGGGACATGGAAAGCGATATTGCTAAAGCGAAGCATATCATTATCGAGCAACAAACGATTGAGCGGGGCTTTAAGAAGAAATTCGAGGAAGCAGAACAATTAGAGACTAAACGCAGAAATCAAGCGCAGCTCGCTTTTGATGCCGGCGAAGAAGAGCTTGCCCGTAAAGCCTTAGCTGAAATGAAATATTACGAAGAAAAAGCGAAGGAACATAAAGAAAGCTATGAACTGGCAAAGAATCAAGTGAAAGAACTGAAAAACCAGCTGGAGACACTTGAAGGGAAGCTTCAGGATCTTAAGGATAAAAAGCATGCATTAATTGCACGCGCGAATGCGGTGAAAGCAAAGGAACATTTAAATGCATCATTTAACAGGATTGATAGCGAAAGTGCATATCGGGAATTTATGCGAATGGAAAACAGAATAGAAGAAATGGAAATTAAGGTGAACAGCTTTGCTGACATTTCCGGTTCAAGCTCCTTCACGAATCTCGAATATGCTGGCGAAGTAGAGAAAGAGATTGAAAAAATGAAAGCGAAGAAAAAGGATAATGGCGAGCTTCTGGCAAGCAAGCAGTAA
- a CDS encoding protein liaI, producing the protein MKISGKSIIGIVLILFGLSLFFGGGSFGGLIAIAVSAGLLYYGAKRWSRGHKISGIILILFGICFVTGSLPFILGLALAAGLIYFGWKMIKDESKEADPIIHSHKEDTVYQSNFDSEWEDFLKKNK; encoded by the coding sequence GTGAAAATTAGCGGCAAATCCATAATCGGCATCGTCTTGATTTTGTTTGGACTTTCTCTCTTCTTTGGAGGCGGAAGTTTTGGAGGGCTGATTGCAATCGCTGTTTCTGCAGGACTGCTGTACTACGGGGCAAAACGCTGGAGCAGAGGACATAAAATTTCCGGGATCATCCTGATTCTGTTTGGAATTTGCTTTGTAACCGGATCACTCCCGTTTATTTTAGGATTGGCTTTGGCGGCCGGGCTGATTTATTTCGGTTGGAAAATGATCAAGGATGAATCAAAAGAAGCAGATCCGATCATCCATTCACATAAAGAAGACACCGTTTACCAATCAAACTTTGATTCAGAATGGGAAGATTTTTTGAAAAAAAATAAATAA
- a CDS encoding alanine/glycine:cation symporter family protein, translated as MEQFLEWLVGIVWSSPLVWLCAVIGLLLTGLTGFVQLRYLKDMIIQTFTGKSSKEGVSSFQAISIALSGRVGTGNIAGVAAAIYAGGPGAVFWMWFIGFVGAASSFAESTLGQIYKKQESGQYRGGPAYYIDKALGLRWYAVIFAIAAMIATALFAPGIQANSISSGLKEAFGVPNVVSGIVMTAILALIIIGGVKSIASVAQFVVPFMAVGYILVSLIVIGLNIEQVPAVLELIFSSAFGANAMFGGIVGTAISFGIQRGVYSNEAGQGTGPHAAAAAEVSHPVKQGLVQAFSIYIDTLFVCSATALMILFTNSFNTVDAGGNPIASNVLGADGALIEGTAQYTQEAVESVIPGFGSGFVAIALCFFAFTTIMAQYYIAETNMVYILKGKFNKIFALILKLALIATTLIGALWETGVTWLLADLGVGMMAWLNLIALLFLIKPVLRALKDYREQKLQGLDPIFTPSKLGIKNADYWEKEYVKKRKRIS; from the coding sequence TTGGAACAGTTTCTTGAATGGCTTGTCGGAATCGTGTGGAGTTCTCCGCTAGTGTGGCTTTGTGCAGTTATTGGATTGCTGTTAACCGGGTTAACTGGTTTTGTACAATTGAGATATTTAAAAGATATGATCATTCAAACGTTTACTGGAAAAAGCTCTAAGGAAGGCGTATCGTCTTTCCAGGCGATATCAATAGCTCTATCCGGACGTGTTGGTACCGGAAATATTGCTGGAGTCGCCGCAGCAATCTATGCAGGAGGTCCTGGAGCTGTTTTTTGGATGTGGTTTATCGGCTTTGTTGGAGCGGCAAGTTCGTTTGCTGAATCGACGTTAGGTCAGATATATAAAAAGCAAGAGTCCGGTCAATATCGCGGAGGACCTGCTTATTACATTGATAAAGCCCTTGGATTAAGATGGTATGCAGTCATTTTTGCGATTGCTGCTATGATTGCGACCGCACTGTTTGCTCCAGGGATCCAGGCAAACTCTATTTCTTCCGGCTTGAAGGAGGCTTTTGGTGTTCCTAATGTTGTATCAGGGATAGTGATGACTGCTATATTAGCATTAATCATTATTGGCGGGGTGAAAAGCATAGCTTCTGTTGCACAGTTTGTCGTCCCTTTCATGGCGGTTGGCTATATTTTAGTTTCGTTAATCGTTATCGGCTTAAATATTGAACAAGTGCCCGCCGTTTTGGAATTGATTTTTTCCAGTGCATTTGGGGCAAATGCTATGTTTGGAGGAATTGTCGGTACCGCTATTTCCTTTGGTATACAGCGCGGGGTATATTCGAACGAAGCAGGACAGGGAACCGGACCGCATGCTGCTGCTGCAGCAGAAGTTTCCCATCCGGTGAAGCAAGGGCTGGTCCAGGCATTTTCGATCTATATTGATACCTTATTTGTTTGTTCTGCAACAGCATTAATGATTTTATTTACTAACAGTTTTAATACGGTAGATGCTGGAGGAAATCCGATTGCAAGCAATGTTTTAGGAGCGGACGGGGCATTAATTGAAGGAACAGCCCAATATACCCAGGAGGCTGTCGAAAGCGTGATTCCGGGGTTTGGTTCGGGATTTGTTGCCATTGCCCTATGTTTTTTCGCGTTCACGACGATCATGGCTCAATATTACATTGCAGAAACAAATATGGTCTATATATTAAAAGGAAAATTCAATAAGATCTTTGCCTTAATTTTAAAGTTAGCCTTAATAGCCACCACTCTGATTGGTGCTTTGTGGGAAACAGGAGTAACCTGGCTTTTAGCAGATCTGGGCGTCGGCATGATGGCCTGGCTTAATCTTATAGCACTCCTGTTTCTCATCAAACCGGTGCTGCGTGCTTTAAAAGATTACAGAGAACAAAAGCTGCAAGGATTGGATCCGATTTTCACACCGAGTAAGCTGGGAATCAAAAATGCGGATTATTGGGAAAAGGAGTATGTGAAGAAGAGAAAAAGGATTTCATAA